Below is a window of Synechococcus sp. RSCCF101 DNA.
CTTCACGCGGCGGGAGATGCGCAGCTCATCGGCCGGCATCATCGCCAGTTCGAACGGAGGGCCCACCGTCAGGTTCGAGCGCCGCGTGATCATCAGGGAGATGAGGCAGAGCCGGGCGGCATCCTCGAGGCTCAGGCCGCAGTGGCCGACGAAGTCCAGCGGCGGCTTGCCGTATTTGCTCTCCCCGATCTGGAGGAAGGGGGTGTCGGCGGTGGCCATCACCGCATTGCCCTGGGAGTAGACGAGGTAAAGACCGTGCGCTTCGCCGCGGATCTGTCCTCCCAGGATGAAGCTGGCTTCGGCGCTGGCTCCCGATTGATGCAGCGACTCGCGGTGCTGCTCCTGCACCGCCACGCTCACCCGGCCCACGTACTCCGCCGCTTCGAACAGATAGCGGGCTGAGAGAAGATCCCGGCCGCCGCCCTTGCTGCTCGTCGTCTCTGAACCGGACGGCTCCGCCGCCCCGCCCTCCTCCGTTCGCCCGCCGTTGTGCTCCAGGTCGCGCTG
It encodes the following:
- a CDS encoding 20S proteasome subunit A/B, whose product is MTYCVGFLLDGGLVFASDSRTNAGVDYISTYSKMHVFQPADDRLFVLLAAGNLATTQSVLNRIQRDLEHNGGRTEEGGAAEPSGSETTSSKGGGRDLLSARYLFEAAEYVGRVSVAVQEQHRESLHQSGASAEASFILGGQIRGEAHGLYLVYSQGNAVMATADTPFLQIGESKYGKPPLDFVGHCGLSLEDAARLCLISLMITRRSNLTVGPPFELAMMPADELRISRRVKLDKGAPEISRSMEVWAGCMQDGLQRLPRFAWEEQPL